A window from Triticum aestivum cultivar Chinese Spring chromosome 6D, IWGSC CS RefSeq v2.1, whole genome shotgun sequence encodes these proteins:
- the LOC123145163 gene encoding probable transcription factor KAN2 isoform X3, with amino-acid sequence MELFPSHPDLQLQLQISPPPATKPMDLGFWKRALDTTAAAAAAATTAASAGATFAPPSIARTHPSVPAAAGGGFHAAHYGAADGHLGGLQFLQHTQPILHEVQDLAAMKPIRGIPVYNTSQSLPFLQSQLHHHNYHHQHCYDAIGGAAGGPRSPGKVGALRLAAPPAKRNSRAPRMRWTTSLHARFVHAVELLGGHERATPKSVLELMDVKDLTLAHVKSHLQMYRTIKTTDHKPAAASSYGQAKTIIDIPDDSSFDIANTSGSESSVQQSNLDGNEHGSNMCALWSNNSRTCNRSAPTSSPTMPPT; translated from the exons ATGGAGCTGTTCCCGTCGCACCCGGACCTGCAGCTCCAGCTCCAAATCAGTCCGCCCCCTGCCACCAAGCCAATGGACCTAGGGTTTTGGAAGAGGGCTCTcgacaccaccgccgccgccgccgccgccgcgaccacGGCAGCATCAGCGGGAGCTACCTTCGCACCTCCGTCCATCGCCAGGACACACCCCTCGGTGCCGGCAGCTGCCGGCGGCGGCTTCCATGCAGCGCACTACGGCGCAGCCGATGGCCACCTGGGCGGGCTGCAGTTCTTGCAGCACACCCAACCCATCCTCCACGAGGTGCAGGACCTGGCAGCGATGAAGCCCATCCGGGGCATCCCCGTGTACAACACCTCGCAGTCGCTCCCCTTCCTCCAGAGCCAGCTCCACCACCACAACTACCACCACCAGCATTGCTACGACGCGATCGGCGGCGCGGCAGGCGGGCCGAGGTCGCCCGGCAAGGTCGGCGCGCTGCGGCTGGCGGCGCCGCCGGCCAAGCGGAACTCCCGTGCGCCCAGGATGCGGTGGACCACGTCGCTGCACGCGCGGTTCGTCCACGCCGTCGAACTGCTCGGAGGCCACGAGA GAGCAACGCCCAAGTCGGTTCTTGAGCTAATGGACGTGAAGGATCTAACCTTGGCCCATGTCAAGTCTCACTTGCAG ATGTACCGGACCATCAAGACCACTGACCACAAACCAGCTGCTGCCTCATCCTACG GACAAGCCAAGACAATCATCGACATCCCTGACGACAGCTCCTTCGACATCGCCAACACCAGCGGGTCTGAGTCTTCAGTCCAGCAATCAAATCTTGACGGGAACGAGCATGGATCCAACATGTGCGCTCTATGGAGCAACAACTCGAG